TGAGTCTACATCCATCGGCAAAATAGAGACGCAGCCATTTCAGATGAATGATTATTTGTATCAATAAATTCAAACAATCCCACTTTGCAATGTGTGATGTGGTTTCAAGTTGGTCAAGCAAAGAACAATGCTCCTCGTAGCCTGCCATGGGCGTTGACATACACCGAGGCAACGCTACCACTGGGCTGAAAAGACACTTAAACACGAAATCGCCTCCATTTAATTCGGGTTCTTGTCGGATTGGCTTTGATTTCCTGGTTAACATTTCTATTTGACGGGGTCAAGCCGGCAACCAAGTCAAACTTATCTTCGTCTTAACAAAGAACTCATCTCAAAATTATACCTACAACTAAAGTATTTACCACGCAATTACATACAACATACGGTGACGATAACGGTACTTCAAGATTAAAATAGAGTAGCCAACTTTTGCGGAGTTGTCGTACCTTGGGCAACCTGGGCAACTCTCGGGATTGTTTATGTGCGCACTATTTGCATATGCTGACAGCAATTACGGCCGTTGTCTTTGACAGATTGATTATCTATCGCTATGTTTTACCCAACTGCTTCTTGAACTGGGGGTtcccatcatcgtcaaactCGGCCCACTGAAAGAAACCACAATTCTCCTGTCCTGGAGAATTAGCATAGCACATCCAAAAGTATCTCCCAAAattatctttcttctttgtcaCTACCCTCAGCACGCATGGCAGCCCACATTGGCATCTAGGGGTAAGTCTTGGGTGCATATTAGCGCGATAGTCTCGGTACGTAATGTTGATACGGGTTGTCCCTGAAATGGGATGAGGATCGATCGATAACGCTGGTGCAATGCTGTGCTTCCATTCCTCTTGCATCTCAGCATGCATTACCAAGAGCGAGTTATGAGGAAGATGAATCGATATCTGTCCCTCCGCATCTTGGTCCTGGGTCGTTTTTCTGTCGCGATCCTTGGGAAGTATCCTTCTGACACGGAACTCGCGAGCGACACCCAAAGAGATCGACCCAATGACTGCTCTCGGCCCAAGGTACGTTAAATGATCACTGTGCCAGCCGACATTTTGCTGTGGGCCTGTGTAGGCATTGACAAAGGCCGAGTTCGGAACCCAAGGGTTTGGAGATTGGTATTTCAACTTCTTGCCCCCAGGATACCGAGTCTTGATTCGTTTCTGAATCTCGGCGTTGACAGCCTCCTGAACTTTTGGTTTCACGCTGACGAGCTGAGGTGTAATACGCCGAACATCCTGAGTTCAGTTAATCAAATGTTGTATAGCGAATCTACTGTTTGAATATTTACCGTGAGTCGGCCGCCGTTGTAGTGATACTCTGTTTTCTGACGCTGTATCTCGTCGTAACTTTCGACGTAGAAGCTAGATGTATGTGGGCTAGAAACGACACTCTCGAATAGCTGGAACGTGATCTTTTCGAAAGTTTTTGATTCCTCTAATAGCTCTTCTAGCAACCGATTGGCATCCTCAGGGGGTAAAAAATTGTGAATGATGGTACATGGGGTATGCTCAGCAATGTCTTCAGGGTCGTACAGATGCAGTGTGCTTCCCGCTTTCGACTTTAGCTTCTTTTTAGTAGGTGCATTATTCAAGGAACTAGAATCACTTGTGGAAGTAAATTGTTTTAATGATTGCTGATACCCAACAACTCGGGGACCCTTCTTTATGGGTATCTGGACTTTGAGGGCCGCGGATGCCTCGGATACAGATCCTTCATGAGCCAGTAAGATATCGAGCAAGTCTTCTTGGTCGAGCTGCGGGTGTAAAGACGATAGCAATGCTAATTTGACTTCGGTTGGCTCTTCTGGTTCCGCGTTCTCTGTTTGAGGCTCTGGAGATGCTTTCCGTTTTGTGCGAGTCAAAAATGCCTTCATAGTCTCAATCGCGAGCCACTAATGGTTTAAATGTCATGCGATCTCCTCTGGCAATGAAGACTTTTCACGTACCCGGCATATCCTGTGGTTGATGGAAAAGACCTAGCAGCGTCTGTACCGCGACGTTTCCAAAAATCTAGAACACGTAAGCACGTGACAGTCATTGGCTGATTCGATTACTGCATAAACCCGGTCATGACGCAGAACCTGGTTAGACACATACACTCTTTCTGCCCCGCCGCCTCGGTGTGATTACCGGAACCGAGGCACATGTCAGTATAGCTTCGAGGGGAAGCTGGTTGATCTAGACAAGCAATTGTCTACTGTAGCTTTGCTCAGCCATAATACAACTCATGATAAGCGCAACTGTCTTTTAACAGCACTGTTCCCCCCCGGCGTCATGGCTGCGATGCTAGAATACCGAACGCAAGGGTATAATCCCTATGCCGTCAAGTACTCCCCATACTACGACTCGCGAATCGCCGTTGCGGCGTCGGCCAATTTTGGCATTGTAGGCAATGGTCGTGTATTTGCTCTGGCATTGACGGCGCAAGGCGTTGAAGTTGAGAAGACGTATGCGACATTCTGGAATGTTGGCTAGCGGTGTAGATACTGATTCGGTTGTACTGCAGGTTCGATACAAACGATGCGCTTTACGACTTGGCCTGGTCCGAGATCAACGAGAACCAGCTGATTGTCGCTTGCGGTGATGGGTCTCTGAAGCTCTTCGACTTGGGCGTGAATGATTTTCCAGTTATGAACTTTCATGAACATAAGAGAGAAACATTCTCAGTCTGCTGGAACCCTACAACTAAAGATACCTTTATTTCCAGTTCCTGGGACGGTACAGTCAAGATCGTACGTTAAGCCACGCTTCACATGCCGAATGTCTGAACACTAACGCTTAGTAGTGGTCGCCAACGCGCAACCACTCAATAAAAACGCTTCCTGTCGGTACTTGTACTTACAGCACATCCTTCTGCCCTTCCAATCCCGCCTTGATATCCGCTGTGTCCTCCGACTCTCACCTACGCATCTTCGATCTCCGAACACCTTCATCAGCAAAGTATCACCTCACAGCGACAATACCCGTCCATGCTTCAGGGCCGCAGCTGTCGCCTGGAGCTTCTGCGCCAGCCGAGATCCTGACTCATGATTGGAACAAGTACAGGGATACGGTCATAGCTACGGGTGGCGTAGACAGAATTCTACGGACCTTTGACATAAGGAACCCAACTGGCGGACCGCTTTCTGTCATGCAGGGCC
This Fusarium poae strain DAOMC 252244 chromosome 3, whole genome shotgun sequence DNA region includes the following protein-coding sequences:
- a CDS encoding hypothetical protein (BUSCO:28162at5125); this encodes MAAMLEYRTQGYNPYAVKYSPYYDSRIAVAASANFGIVGNGRVFALALTAQGVEVEKTFDTNDALYDLAWSEINENQLIVACGDGSLKLFDLGVNDFPVMNFHEHKRETFSVCWNPTTKDTFISSSWDGTVKIWSPTRNHSIKTLPVGTCTYSTSFCPSNPALISAVSSDSHLRIFDLRTPSSAKYHLTATIPVHASGPQLSPGASAPAEILTHDWNKYRDTVIATGGVDRILRTFDIRNPTGGPLSVMQGHEYAVRRLAWSPHSSDTLISASYDMTVRLWNDGSMQQQQPQGPVMAPSIGTQMGVMNRHTEFVTGVDWCLFGMGGWVATVGWDERVLLWDANMLMGQRIQ
- a CDS encoding hypothetical protein (BUSCO:25330at5125) is translated as MKAFLTRTKRKASPEPQTENAEPEEPTEVKLALLSSLHPQLDQEDLLDILLAHEGSVSEASAALKVQIPIKKGPRVVGYQQSLKQFTSTSDSSSLNNAPTKKKLKSKAGSTLHLYDPEDIAEHTPCTIIHNFLPPEDANRLLEELLEESKTFEKITFQLFESVVSSPHTSSFYVESYDEIQRQKTEYHYNGGRLTDVRRITPQLVSVKPKVQEAVNAEIQKRIKTRYPGGKKLKYQSPNPWVPNSAFVNAYTGPQQNVGWHSDHLTYLGPRAVIGSISLGVAREFRVRRILPKDRDRKTTQDQDAEGQISIHLPHNSLLVMHAEMQEEWKHSIAPALSIDPHPISGTTRINITYRDYRANMHPRLTPRCQCGLPCVLRVVTKKKDNFGRYFWMCYANSPGQENCGFFQWAEFDDDGNPQFKKQLGKT